Proteins from a single region of Parasedimentitalea psychrophila:
- the addA gene encoding double-strand break repair helicase AddA, which yields MNMRDAASEAQYRAARPDASTWLAANAGSGKTKVLTDRVARLLLRGVQPQHILCLTYTKAAASEMQNRLFKRLGEWAMLQDAQLIAALTELGAEEAISAEGLSQARTLFARALETPGGLKIQTIHSFCSSLLRRFPLEAGVSPQFSEMEDRAATLLRAEIAEDFAKGDQAHLVEALARHVTDSDFDALTTAISHRRAGFETPTDWADLLQLFDLPDAFDETALKALVFLGGEEQLIARTRDMLATGGTNDQKAALKLAAITQPTLSDLPALESVLLTGASAKEPFSAKVGSFPTKKLRGSHASLMDHLEPLMLRIEDARAKRLGLMAARKSHDLHQFAAAFVPEYSRRKQLRGWLDFDDLILKARQLLNDPAVAAWVLYRLDGGIDHILVDEAQDTSPVQWDVIEKLAQEFTSGEGARSDVERTIFVVGDKKQSIYSFQGADPDAFDRMRAEFGSRLRDTGTELQDASLDFSFRSSAAILGLVDLVFQDMPRAGFHKESLHRAFKSDLPGRVDLWPVVEKVDDKDERDWTDPMDRPGTRHHNVILAERIALSIKQMIDDEVTIPEDGATRGTFIRRPVHAGDFLILVQRRSDLFSEIIRACKAAHLPIAGADRLKVGAELAVKDLAALLSFLATPEDSLSLACALKSPIFGWSEQMLFDLAHRRTSKYLWTALRDRAADFPDTMEIIDDLRNQTDFLRPFDLIERILTRHNGRKNLLGRLGPEAEDGINALLSQALAYERTDIPSLTGFLVWMQTDDLEIKRQMGAAGSMIRVMSVHGSKGLESPIVILPDTAKRRAPRDSEIMLADGTPIWKIPTAQMPAAMLASREAAQEKQQNERLRLLYVALTRAEKWLIVAAAGDLSKEGDSWYQMVQTSLGDAGAVTLDTAGGPGLRLEHGDWDDLEFKQLERTKRDIPALPQVFSVAAAPYQPPPATLSPSDLGGAKALPGDQGLDEEQAKARGSRLHLLLEHLPAVPSENRAQITQNLLRDCEDQAELLAEATAVIQNPDMAAIFAPDTLAEVSVTAQLNSERLHGIIDRLIVAPDRVIAVDFKSNATVPKNPAQCPEGVLRQMGAYAHALTQIYPDRQVETAIVWTRTATLMPLPHDLVSVALMRRLIP from the coding sequence ATGAACATGCGCGACGCCGCATCCGAAGCGCAGTACCGCGCTGCCCGTCCGGATGCTTCGACCTGGCTGGCCGCCAATGCGGGGTCCGGTAAAACCAAGGTACTGACCGACCGGGTGGCACGATTGCTGCTGCGCGGGGTTCAGCCGCAGCATATTCTGTGCCTGACCTATACCAAAGCAGCCGCCAGCGAGATGCAGAACCGTCTGTTCAAACGCCTGGGCGAATGGGCAATGTTGCAGGATGCCCAGCTGATTGCCGCATTGACAGAACTTGGCGCCGAAGAGGCCATCTCAGCCGAGGGGTTATCACAGGCGCGGACTCTATTTGCCCGTGCATTAGAGACCCCCGGCGGGCTGAAGATCCAGACCATCCATTCGTTCTGCTCGTCCCTATTGCGTCGCTTCCCGCTGGAGGCTGGCGTCAGCCCACAGTTTTCTGAAATGGAAGACCGCGCTGCAACCCTGTTGCGGGCGGAAATCGCCGAGGATTTTGCCAAAGGTGACCAGGCCCATTTGGTCGAGGCGCTGGCACGGCATGTCACCGACAGTGACTTTGACGCTCTTACCACCGCGATCAGTCATCGCCGGGCCGGCTTTGAAACTCCGACAGACTGGGCCGATTTGCTGCAGCTGTTTGATCTGCCGGATGCCTTTGACGAAACCGCGCTGAAAGCCCTGGTTTTCCTTGGTGGCGAAGAGCAGCTGATAGCGCGCACCCGCGACATGCTTGCCACCGGTGGCACCAATGATCAGAAGGCGGCGCTGAAACTGGCGGCAATCACCCAACCCACCCTGTCGGATCTTCCAGCACTGGAAAGCGTGTTGCTGACAGGGGCCAGCGCCAAAGAGCCGTTCAGCGCCAAGGTTGGGTCTTTCCCCACCAAAAAACTGCGCGGATCACATGCCTCACTGATGGACCATCTGGAGCCCTTGATGTTGCGGATCGAGGATGCGCGGGCCAAGCGGCTGGGGCTTATGGCGGCGCGAAAATCGCACGACCTGCATCAGTTTGCCGCTGCCTTTGTCCCTGAATACAGCCGTCGCAAACAACTGCGTGGCTGGCTTGATTTTGACGATCTGATCCTGAAGGCGCGGCAACTGCTGAACGACCCCGCCGTCGCAGCCTGGGTGCTGTACCGTCTGGACGGCGGTATCGACCATATTCTGGTCGACGAAGCGCAGGACACCAGCCCGGTGCAATGGGATGTGATCGAAAAGCTGGCACAGGAATTCACCTCGGGCGAGGGTGCGAGATCGGATGTGGAACGCACCATTTTTGTGGTCGGCGATAAGAAACAGTCGATTTATTCGTTTCAGGGGGCCGATCCAGATGCCTTTGACCGGATGCGGGCCGAGTTTGGCAGCCGTTTGCGCGACACCGGAACCGAATTGCAGGATGCCTCGCTCGATTTTTCTTTCCGCTCATCAGCGGCGATTCTGGGGCTGGTTGATCTGGTGTTTCAGGACATGCCCCGGGCCGGTTTTCACAAGGAATCACTGCACCGCGCCTTTAAATCCGACCTTCCGGGGCGGGTTGATCTTTGGCCGGTGGTGGAAAAGGTCGATGACAAGGACGAGCGCGACTGGACCGACCCGATGGACCGGCCCGGGACCCGCCATCACAATGTCATTCTGGCCGAACGCATTGCTTTGTCTATCAAGCAGATGATCGACGATGAGGTGACCATCCCCGAAGATGGCGCAACCCGTGGAACATTCATCCGCCGCCCGGTCCATGCCGGCGATTTTCTGATTTTGGTGCAACGACGCTCGGATCTTTTTTCCGAAATCATCCGCGCCTGCAAGGCTGCCCACCTGCCCATCGCCGGCGCTGACCGGCTCAAAGTTGGAGCTGAACTGGCGGTCAAGGATCTGGCAGCGCTGCTGTCTTTCCTCGCCACGCCAGAGGATTCACTGTCGCTGGCCTGTGCGTTGAAATCACCCATTTTCGGCTGGTCCGAGCAAATGCTGTTCGATCTGGCCCATCGCCGCACTTCCAAATACCTGTGGACAGCCCTGCGCGATCGCGCAGCGGATTTCCCGGACACCATGGAAATTATCGACGACCTTCGCAACCAGACCGATTTCCTGCGCCCCTTTGACCTGATCGAGCGCATTTTGACCCGCCACAATGGCCGCAAGAATCTACTGGGCCGATTGGGCCCCGAGGCCGAAGACGGTATCAACGCCCTGTTGTCGCAGGCGCTGGCCTATGAGCGCACCGATATCCCCAGCCTGACCGGGTTTCTGGTCTGGATGCAAACTGATGATCTGGAAATCAAACGGCAGATGGGCGCAGCCGGCAGCATGATCCGGGTGATGTCCGTGCATGGCTCCAAGGGTTTGGAATCGCCCATTGTGATCCTGCCCGACACCGCCAAGCGACGGGCTCCACGCGATAGCGAAATCATGCTGGCGGATGGCACGCCTATTTGGAAAATCCCCACCGCGCAAATGCCGGCTGCGATGCTCGCCTCGCGAGAGGCGGCGCAGGAAAAACAACAGAATGAACGATTGCGCCTGCTCTATGTTGCGCTGACACGGGCCGAGAAATGGCTGATTGTGGCCGCTGCCGGCGATCTCTCGAAAGAGGGCGATAGCTGGTATCAGATGGTGCAAACCTCTCTGGGTGACGCCGGCGCGGTGACGCTGGACACCGCAGGTGGTCCGGGACTGCGGCTGGAGCACGGCGATTGGGATGACCTGGAGTTCAAGCAGCTTGAGCGAACCAAACGGGACATACCCGCGCTGCCACAGGTGTTCTCAGTTGCTGCAGCCCCCTATCAGCCGCCGCCCGCTACCCTTAGCCCATCGGATTTGGGCGGAGCCAAGGCCTTGCCCGGGGATCAGGGGTTGGACGAAGAGCAGGCCAAGGCCCGTGGATCGCGCTTGCATCTGTTGCTGGAACATCTGCCTGCCGTGCCGTCGGAAAACCGGGCACAGATCACCCAGAACCTGCTGCGGGACTGCGAAGATCAGGCTGAGCTGCTGGCAGAGGCGACAGCGGTGATCCAGAACCCTGATATGGCGGCGATCTTCGCCCCAGACACCCTGGCCGAGGTCTCGGTCACTGCGCAGCTGAACAGCGAGCGCCTGCACGGCATAATCGACCGGTTGATTGTAGCGCCCGACAGGGTCATCGCGGTGGATTTCAAATCGAATGCCACGGTTCCCAAAAATCCTGCGCAATGCCCCGAGGGGGTGCTGCGGCAAATGGGCGCCTATGCCCATGCTCTGACGCAGATCTATCCCGACCGTCAGGTTGAAACCGCGATTGTCTGGACCCGCACCGCCACCCTGATGCCGCTACCACACGATCTTGTGTCAGTGGCATTAATGCGACGTCTGATACCTTGA
- the trxA gene encoding thioredoxin, giving the protein MSTVAVTDDTFEAEVTNSKIPVVVDFWAEWCGPCKQIGPALEELAAEYGDKVKIAKIDLDSNPNVAAAMGVRSIPALFLFKDGQVISNRSGAAPKSALQSWINEAL; this is encoded by the coding sequence ATGTCCACCGTAGCCGTCACCGACGACACATTCGAAGCCGAAGTCACAAATTCCAAAATCCCCGTAGTGGTGGATTTCTGGGCCGAATGGTGCGGACCCTGCAAGCAAATCGGCCCCGCTCTCGAAGAGCTGGCCGCCGAATATGGCGACAAAGTCAAAATTGCCAAGATCGACCTCGACAGCAACCCAAATGTTGCCGCGGCTATGGGCGTGCGCAGCATCCCAGCGCTGTTTTTGTTCAAAGATGGTCAAGTGATCTCAAACCGGTCGGGCGCTGCCCCCAAATCTGCGCTGCAAAGCTGGATCAACGAAGCTCTGTAA
- a CDS encoding DUF1127 domain-containing protein yields the protein MAYVAANTQAPLGAVATLRVVDSILELKNSAFAWNEARVTRKLLSRLSSDQLQDIGLTRADLF from the coding sequence ATGGCATATGTAGCCGCAAACACCCAAGCTCCTCTGGGAGCAGTCGCCACTCTTCGTGTCGTAGATAGTATTCTTGAGTTGAAAAACTCTGCATTTGCCTGGAACGAAGCGCGTGTCACACGCAAATTGCTGTCGCGCCTGAGCAGTGACCAGCTGCAGGACATCGGCCTGACCCGCGCTGATCTGTTCTGA
- the hslV gene encoding ATP-dependent protease subunit HslV: MANDQFPGWHGTTIIGVKKGGEVVIAGDGQVSLGQTVIKGTARKVRRLSPGGYDVVAGFAGSTADAFTLLERLEAKLEAMPGQLARASVELAKDWRTDKYLQKLEAMLIVTDGTDLLVITGAGDVLAPEHEVAAIGSGGNFALAAARAMMDSDRSAEQVARDAMAIAADICVYTNGRLTVETITT, encoded by the coding sequence ATGGCAAACGATCAGTTCCCCGGCTGGCACGGCACCACAATTATCGGCGTCAAAAAAGGTGGTGAAGTTGTGATTGCCGGTGACGGACAAGTGTCCTTGGGTCAGACTGTGATCAAAGGCACCGCGCGCAAGGTGCGCCGCTTATCCCCCGGCGGCTACGATGTTGTGGCCGGCTTTGCCGGCTCCACCGCCGATGCCTTTACGTTGCTGGAACGGCTGGAGGCCAAGCTAGAGGCAATGCCCGGCCAACTGGCCCGCGCCAGTGTTGAATTGGCCAAGGACTGGCGTACCGATAAATATCTGCAAAAGCTGGAGGCGATGCTGATTGTCACCGATGGGACAGATCTGCTGGTGATCACCGGTGCCGGCGATGTGCTGGCGCCCGAGCATGAGGTTGCAGCCATTGGCTCTGGCGGTAATTTTGCCCTGGCTGCGGCAAGGGCGATGATGGACAGTGATAGATCCGCCGAACAGGTGGCCCGCGACGCGATGGCCATTGCGGCTGATATCTGTGTCTACACCAATGGCAGGCTCACTGTCGAAACCATCACCACATAA
- the hslU gene encoding ATP-dependent protease ATPase subunit HslU: MTDLTPREIVSELDRFIIGQNDAKRAVAVALRNRWRRKQLSDDLRDEVYPKNILMIGPTGVGKTEISRRLAKLARAPFIKVEATKFTEVGYVGRDVEQIIRDLADSAILQTRELMREDVKAKAHQAAEERVLAALVGDEARESTRDMFRKKLKSGELDDTIIELDLADTSNPMSAFEVPGQPGSNMGMMNLGDLFGKAMGGRSIRRKTSVAESYEILIGEEADKLLDDETVTRTALESVEQNGIVFLDEIDKVCTRSDARGGDVSREGVQRDLLPLIEGTTVSTKHGPIKTDHILFIASGAFHTAKPSDLLPELQGRLPIRVELRALTEEDFVRILTETDNALTLQYTALMGTEEVIVSFTDDGIAALAKIAAEVNQSVENIGARRLYTVMERVFEELSFTAPDRGGEEIVVDAGFVDKNLGALTKSADISRYML; the protein is encoded by the coding sequence ATGACAGACCTAACCCCCCGCGAGATCGTTTCCGAACTGGATCGGTTCATTATCGGCCAAAACGACGCCAAACGTGCTGTTGCCGTGGCGCTGCGCAATCGGTGGCGCCGCAAGCAATTGTCGGATGACCTACGGGACGAGGTTTACCCCAAGAATATCCTGATGATCGGCCCCACCGGTGTTGGCAAAACTGAAATCTCCCGACGGCTGGCAAAACTGGCCCGCGCACCGTTTATCAAAGTCGAAGCAACTAAGTTTACCGAAGTTGGTTACGTGGGGCGCGACGTGGAGCAGATTATCCGCGATCTGGCAGATTCCGCCATTTTACAAACCCGCGAGCTGATGCGCGAGGACGTCAAGGCCAAGGCGCATCAGGCCGCCGAGGAACGGGTGCTTGCGGCTCTTGTTGGCGACGAAGCCCGCGAATCCACCCGCGATATGTTCCGCAAGAAGCTGAAATCGGGGGAGCTGGATGACACCATTATCGAGCTGGATCTGGCCGATACATCCAATCCAATGAGCGCATTTGAGGTTCCGGGCCAACCGGGATCAAACATGGGCATGATGAACCTTGGGGATCTGTTCGGCAAAGCAATGGGCGGCCGCAGTATCCGCCGCAAAACAAGTGTTGCCGAAAGCTATGAGATTCTGATCGGTGAAGAGGCCGACAAACTGTTGGATGATGAGACAGTCACCCGTACCGCGTTAGAGTCCGTTGAGCAGAACGGTATCGTGTTCCTGGACGAGATCGACAAGGTTTGCACCCGCTCGGATGCACGCGGTGGCGATGTCAGCCGCGAAGGGGTGCAGCGCGATCTGCTGCCGCTGATCGAAGGCACCACCGTGTCCACCAAACATGGACCGATCAAGACCGACCATATCCTGTTCATCGCATCGGGTGCGTTTCACACTGCCAAACCGTCGGATTTGCTGCCCGAATTGCAAGGCCGGCTGCCGATCCGGGTTGAGCTGCGGGCACTGACCGAAGAGGATTTTGTCCGTATTCTAACCGAAACAGACAATGCGCTGACCCTGCAATATACCGCCCTGATGGGCACTGAAGAGGTCATTGTCAGTTTCACCGATGATGGCATCGCAGCACTGGCCAAGATCGCGGCCGAGGTGAACCAGTCGGTCGAAAATATCGGCGCGCGCCGGCTGTACACAGTGATGGAACGGGTGTTCGAAGAACTCTCCTTCACGGCGCCAGATCGCGGTGGCGAAGAGATCGTCGTGGATGCCGGTTTTGTTGACAAGAATCTTGGGGCGCTGACAAAATCTGCCGATATCAGCCGATATATGCTGTAA
- a CDS encoding alpha/beta hydrolase — protein sequence MGVLIRSAFAIALVFMASCIDRSFTPVMPEALEVGTPKTIFVATIREPVPNGSFGPGRSDQYSLLELTVSIPPNRQTGQLSFAYAKPDPETQFTMAGRRVFDDQSGFYTRIKAEMAKLPRDQREITVFVHGFNSTQAETAFRAAQLAQDIQLPGATMIYSWPSQGNPLGYAYDGDSVLFARDGLERMLRQIRSADVGRVALVAHSMGSQLVMETLRQIEIQTPGWSAANLNGVVLISPDLDVEVFRSQMNRIAEVPQPFVVFVSSKDRLLNISGRLRGNHNSVRLGSLTSLEAVAGLPINIIDTTAFSDDAVSSHLVAGTSPALIAILKSARKTANAFGRDAVFLANLLPGQVINADGATQVSLRNTGSDER from the coding sequence ATGGGTGTATTAATTCGATCGGCTTTTGCGATTGCCTTGGTTTTTATGGCGTCTTGCATTGACCGCAGCTTCACCCCGGTTATGCCCGAGGCACTGGAGGTTGGCACTCCCAAAACCATTTTTGTCGCGACAATCCGCGAACCCGTGCCAAATGGCAGTTTTGGTCCCGGACGATCTGATCAATACAGCCTGCTGGAACTCACCGTATCAATCCCACCAAACCGCCAAACCGGGCAACTTAGTTTTGCCTATGCCAAACCAGATCCGGAAACCCAGTTTACCATGGCCGGGCGGCGGGTATTTGACGACCAGTCCGGTTTTTACACGCGGATAAAGGCAGAAATGGCCAAGCTGCCCCGTGACCAGCGTGAAATTACCGTGTTTGTGCATGGCTTCAATTCCACCCAGGCCGAAACCGCCTTTCGTGCTGCCCAACTGGCACAGGATATCCAGCTGCCGGGTGCCACAATGATTTATTCCTGGCCTAGCCAGGGCAATCCACTGGGCTATGCCTATGATGGAGACAGCGTTCTGTTTGCCCGCGATGGGCTGGAACGGATGTTACGCCAAATCCGCTCTGCTGATGTGGGTCGGGTGGCCTTGGTTGCCCATTCCATGGGCTCACAACTGGTGATGGAAACCCTGCGACAAATCGAAATACAAACCCCCGGCTGGTCGGCTGCCAATCTGAACGGAGTGGTGTTGATATCGCCAGATCTGGATGTCGAAGTGTTTCGCAGTCAAATGAACCGCATCGCCGAGGTGCCGCAGCCTTTTGTTGTTTTTGTCTCCAGCAAAGACAGGCTGCTTAATATCTCCGGACGGCTACGTGGAAATCACAACAGTGTAAGACTGGGCAGCCTGACCTCACTGGAGGCGGTGGCCGGTTTACCGATCAATATTATCGACACCACGGCATTTTCGGATGATGCGGTGTCGTCCCATCTGGTGGCGGGCACATCACCGGCGCTCATTGCAATACTGAAATCGGCCCGAAAAACAGCGAATGCCTTTGGTCGCGATGCTGTATTTCTTGCGAACTTATTGCCAGGGCAAGTGATCAACGCAGATGGGGCAACTCAGGTCAGCCTGCGCAATACGGGTTCAGACGAAAGATAA
- a CDS encoding Smr/MutS family protein, which yields MTRRKLTADEIDLWQEVVKKAERLHPGAQSAPPALPLPKPKPTKHPLPRMDSFELGSHARQKPFKHDLKPAITDRLFRSPLQMDQKAFTRMKRGKLRPEGKLDLHGMRVDSAHPALIRFILSAQASGKRLVLVVTGKGKDRDEPGPIPTPRGVLRHQVPQWLSLAPLAQGVLQITPAHISHGGSGAYYVYLRRSR from the coding sequence ATGACACGGCGGAAATTGACGGCAGACGAGATCGACCTCTGGCAAGAGGTGGTGAAAAAGGCCGAGCGCCTGCATCCCGGCGCGCAGAGCGCGCCACCGGCCTTGCCACTGCCAAAACCAAAGCCGACGAAACATCCACTTCCGCGCATGGATAGTTTTGAGCTTGGCAGCCATGCGCGCCAAAAACCGTTCAAACATGATCTGAAGCCCGCAATTACCGATCGGCTGTTCCGGTCTCCGCTACAGATGGATCAAAAGGCTTTTACCCGCATGAAACGCGGCAAGCTGCGGCCAGAAGGTAAATTGGATCTGCATGGCATGCGGGTCGATTCGGCGCATCCCGCCCTGATCCGTTTTATTCTGTCCGCACAGGCCTCTGGCAAGCGGCTGGTACTGGTGGTGACGGGCAAGGGCAAAGACCGTGATGAGCCCGGCCCCATTCCAACACCTCGCGGGGTGCTGCGGCATCAGGTGCCACAATGGCTGTCTTTGGCGCCACTGGCGCAGGGTGTATTGCAGATCACGCCGGCCCATATCAGTCACGGTGGCTCAGGCGCCTATTATGTCTATCTTCGACGGTCCCGATAA
- the mltA gene encoding murein transglycosylase A, translating into MITALRRAFGAACLIGGAMTAAGAQADTSYSLLDFSQLDGWESDDHAAALAVFGQTCRDFDDPDWLSICAVARQQDPESARAFFELLFRPVLIEDGKNALFTGYFEPELDGSRHRSSRYQYPIYKMPAEARSAGQWLPRRDILTSGVMEGRGLEIAWVDDSVELFFLQIQGSGRVRLDDGSTIRVGFGGSNGHNYRSIGQELVRRGIYSLHQVSAQVIKNWVRRNPSDGRELLLHNRSYVFFRELRNVASSAGPLGAMNRSVTTLRSLAVDPKFTPLGAPVWLEKDGNGKMRRLMVAQDTGSAIKGAQRADVFYGTGDEAGQAAGRLRDPGRMVVLLPIQRAYALLPEDI; encoded by the coding sequence ATGATCACAGCGCTTCGGCGGGCTTTTGGCGCTGCCTGCCTGATAGGGGGGGCGATGACTGCAGCCGGAGCGCAAGCAGACACCAGCTATAGCTTATTGGATTTCTCCCAGCTTGATGGCTGGGAGAGCGATGACCACGCGGCTGCGCTTGCGGTGTTCGGGCAGACCTGCAGGGATTTTGACGATCCGGACTGGCTGTCCATATGTGCGGTGGCACGGCAGCAAGATCCTGAATCTGCACGCGCTTTCTTTGAACTTCTGTTTCGACCGGTATTGATCGAGGACGGAAAGAATGCCCTGTTTACCGGGTATTTTGAGCCGGAGCTTGATGGCTCTCGCCATCGAAGCAGCCGCTACCAATACCCGATCTACAAAATGCCAGCCGAGGCCCGGAGCGCTGGCCAATGGTTGCCGCGTCGCGACATCCTGACCAGCGGAGTGATGGAGGGCAGGGGGCTGGAAATCGCTTGGGTTGATGACTCAGTCGAGCTGTTTTTCCTGCAAATACAAGGCTCTGGACGTGTTCGACTGGACGATGGATCAACAATTCGGGTTGGCTTTGGTGGCTCCAATGGTCACAATTACCGATCCATCGGCCAAGAACTGGTGAGGCGCGGAATTTATTCTTTGCATCAGGTCAGTGCTCAGGTGATCAAGAACTGGGTTCGTCGCAATCCATCTGATGGCCGCGAGTTGCTGCTGCATAATCGCTCCTACGTGTTTTTCCGCGAACTGCGAAACGTGGCCTCATCTGCGGGGCCTTTGGGGGCGATGAACAGGTCAGTAACCACCCTGCGCAGTCTGGCGGTGGATCCAAAATTCACGCCGTTGGGGGCGCCGGTCTGGTTGGAAAAGGATGGCAATGGAAAAATGCGCCGTCTGATGGTTGCGCAGGACACTGGCTCGGCTATCAAGGGCGCGCAGCGGGCGGATGTATTTTACGGCACGGGCGACGAAGCAGGGCAGGCGGCTGGTCGGCTGCGGGATCCTGGTAGAATGGTTGTGCTGCTACCAATCCAACGGGCCTATGCGCTGCTACCGGAAGATATCTGA
- a CDS encoding Tim44/TimA family putative adaptor protein: MESPLIQLLVLAGIAVFLILRLKNVLGTREGFEKPPQPKTNGRTDRSAFEVIEGGPDRDITDHVDEDSSHAKALSAMKRVEPSFSVSEFLQGGRGAYEMILMGFERGELDSIQPFMSEEIFDSFVEAVAHREDQGLTIEAEFIGVSETTVVNATFDESQQRAEITMRFIAELTSVVRDRGGDIVEGDSKTVKRQKDTWTFARNMGTDDPNWLLIATEA, from the coding sequence ATGGAGTCTCCCTTGATCCAGCTTTTGGTTTTAGCCGGTATTGCCGTTTTTTTGATCCTGCGCCTGAAAAATGTGCTGGGCACCCGTGAAGGTTTCGAAAAGCCACCGCAGCCCAAGACAAACGGGCGTACGGACAGGTCTGCTTTTGAAGTGATCGAAGGTGGCCCGGATCGGGACATCACCGATCATGTGGACGAAGACAGCAGCCATGCCAAGGCGCTGAGCGCGATGAAACGTGTGGAACCGTCCTTCTCGGTGAGCGAATTCCTGCAGGGTGGACGCGGTGCTTATGAAATGATTCTGATGGGATTTGAACGGGGAGAGTTGGATAGTATTCAACCGTTTATGTCGGAAGAAATCTTTGACAGTTTTGTCGAGGCGGTGGCGCATCGTGAAGACCAGGGTCTGACCATCGAGGCCGAATTCATCGGTGTCAGCGAAACCACTGTGGTGAATGCCACCTTCGACGAATCCCAACAACGGGCCGAGATCACGATGCGCTTCATTGCCGAGTTGACCTCAGTGGTGCGGGATCGGGGCGGCGATATTGTCGAAGGCGATTCCAAAACCGTCAAGCGTCAAAAGGATACTTGGACCTTTGCACGTAACATGGGCACAGATGATCCAAACTGGCTTCTGATCGCCACAGAGGCATGA
- a CDS encoding FxsA family protein, translating into MYLLLAFLLVPIIEIALFIQVGGIIGLWPTLAIVVLTAVLGTWLVKSQGRMALGKLQSSFQQLDDPTEPLAHGAMILVAGALLLTPGFFTDAVGFSLLMPPVRMAVFRFLSARVTMAQFQMGAGAAQSRRNPGQQGDIIDGDYQDVTPKKPRQGPSGWVDGPDQG; encoded by the coding sequence ATGTACCTGCTTCTGGCCTTTCTTTTGGTGCCAATCATCGAAATTGCCCTGTTTATTCAGGTCGGTGGGATCATCGGCCTGTGGCCGACACTGGCCATCGTTGTTTTGACCGCAGTACTGGGCACCTGGCTGGTAAAATCCCAAGGTCGTATGGCGTTAGGGAAATTGCAGAGCTCGTTTCAGCAGCTTGATGACCCAACCGAGCCACTGGCGCATGGGGCGATGATCCTGGTGGCCGGCGCTTTGTTGCTGACACCGGGGTTCTTCACCGATGCCGTTGGCTTTTCTCTGCTGATGCCACCGGTACGGATGGCTGTTTTTCGGTTTTTGAGCGCGCGCGTCACAATGGCACAGTTCCAAATGGGGGCTGGTGCGGCCCAGTCGCGTCGCAATCCTGGTCAGCAGGGCGATATTATCGACGGCGATTACCAGGATGTAACGCCCAAGAAACCTCGTCAGGGTCCTTCGGGCTGGGTGGATGGCCCCGACCAAGGTTGA
- the secB gene encoding protein-export chaperone SecB, protein MAENGAIEGAQPQVQMKVLGQFIRDMSFENVMAQKGTGTEAQPDVSVQVNLDAKKRTAENQYEVITKLIIQSKVKETGDVLFVFELEYVGIFNIEGVPEDQLHPFLLIECPRMLFPFLRRIVSDVTRDGGFPPLNLDNIDFVAIYRNELARRQAETAAEQPTQ, encoded by the coding sequence ATGGCCGAAAACGGCGCAATCGAAGGCGCACAGCCACAAGTTCAGATGAAAGTTCTGGGCCAGTTTATTCGCGACATGTCATTCGAAAACGTAATGGCACAGAAGGGCACTGGCACAGAAGCCCAGCCCGACGTCAGTGTTCAGGTCAATTTGGATGCCAAAAAGCGGACAGCTGAAAACCAGTATGAGGTGATCACCAAGCTGATCATCCAATCCAAAGTCAAAGAAACCGGCGATGTCCTGTTTGTATTTGAGCTGGAATATGTCGGTATTTTCAACATCGAAGGTGTGCCCGAAGACCAGTTGCACCCTTTCTTGCTGATCGAGTGCCCACGCATGTTGTTCCCGTTCCTGCGTCGCATCGTTTCAGATGTAACCCGCGACGGTGGTTTCCCGCCACTGAATCTGGACAACATTGATTTCGTTGCAATTTACCGCAACGAACTGGCTCGCCGTCAGGCCGAAACAGCCGCTGAGCAGCCAACCCAGTAA